From the Entomomonas sp. E2T0 genome, one window contains:
- a CDS encoding UDP-glucose 4-epimerase family protein — protein MKKVLITGATGFVGQAFVKRLLADHRYIPVITVRKPLAQHSELQQFVVTDLAQPVDWSEALNNTDIVVHIAGRAHILKETATDPLQAFRDINVEATIQLAKQALVAGVKRFIFVSSIGVNGNHTEQPFTEQDTPNPQGDYAVSKFEAEQALWQLTKDTHMELVIIRPPLVYGEGVKANFLSLIKWVYRGVPLPLSLINNKRSFVNVDNLVDLLWTVMEHPKAANQLFLVADGEDLSTPQLLKAVAKAMNKSTNLIPIPVTCLRLMATLVGKKNIARQLCDSLQVDITKAKTLLDWTPKVTVQQGLEKTVNVFLKDKA, from the coding sequence ATGAAAAAAGTGTTAATAACGGGGGCTACGGGGTTTGTTGGACAGGCTTTTGTTAAAAGACTATTAGCAGATCATCGTTATATACCTGTAATAACTGTACGTAAACCGCTTGCCCAACATAGTGAGCTACAGCAATTTGTAGTCACTGATTTAGCTCAGCCAGTTGATTGGAGCGAAGCACTAAATAATACGGATATTGTGGTCCATATTGCTGGTCGTGCTCATATTTTAAAAGAAACAGCAACAGATCCATTACAAGCCTTTCGTGATATTAATGTAGAGGCTACTATACAATTAGCGAAACAAGCGCTTGTAGCAGGTGTTAAGCGTTTTATTTTTGTGAGCTCAATAGGTGTTAATGGTAACCATACTGAACAGCCCTTTACTGAACAAGATACACCTAATCCACAAGGTGATTATGCAGTTTCTAAGTTTGAGGCAGAACAAGCGTTGTGGCAATTAACTAAAGATACCCATATGGAGTTAGTTATTATTAGGCCTCCTTTAGTGTATGGGGAAGGGGTGAAGGCTAATTTCCTTTCCTTAATTAAATGGGTGTATCGAGGTGTTCCTTTACCATTAAGTTTGATTAACAATAAACGTTCTTTTGTTAATGTAGATAATTTAGTTGATTTATTGTGGACAGTTATGGAACATCCTAAGGCAGCTAATCAACTATTTTTAGTGGCTGATGGAGAGGATTTATCAACACCTCAACTATTAAAGGCAGTGGCTAAAGCAATGAATAAGTCTACTAATTTAATACCAATCCCCGTAACTTGTCTAAGATTAATGGCTACACTAGTAGGGAAAAAAAATATAGCAAGGCAATTATGTGATTCATTGCAGGTGGATATCACTAAAGCAAAAACATTATTAGATTGGACACCAAAAGTTACTGTTCAGCAAGGATTAGAAAAAACAGTTAATGTTTTTCTAAAGGATAAAGCATAA
- the rfbD gene encoding dTDP-4-dehydrorhamnose reductase, translated as MANKILLLGKNGQVGWELQRSLAPVGQLLALDRHDQGGDLTDLKSLQKLIADYQPHIIVNATAYTAVDKAESEAELALQINGKAVEFLAEQAKQYNSWLIHYSTDYVFDGSGETARLEAAKTNPLNIYGKTKLVGEQAIQQLVDNYLIFRTSWVYATHGNNFIKTMLRLAKEREELAIINDQVGAPTGAELIADITAHAIKQLKPELSGIYHLTASGEASWYDFANVIFDEAKLYIADQLKVKNVNPITTDAYPTPAQRPLNSRLATTKLKTAFNVTLPDWQLGVKRVIAELLTE; from the coding sequence ATGGCTAATAAAATACTTTTATTAGGTAAAAATGGTCAGGTTGGCTGGGAGTTACAGCGATCTTTAGCACCTGTAGGGCAGTTGTTAGCTTTAGATCGTCATGATCAAGGTGGTGATTTAACTGATCTAAAAAGTTTACAAAAGCTAATAGCTGATTACCAACCTCATATTATAGTTAATGCAACTGCTTACACAGCGGTTGATAAAGCTGAGTCAGAAGCAGAACTTGCTCTACAAATTAATGGAAAGGCTGTTGAATTTTTAGCTGAGCAGGCTAAACAATATAATAGTTGGCTAATACATTACTCAACTGATTATGTATTTGATGGTAGTGGTGAAACAGCAAGATTGGAAGCTGCTAAAACTAATCCATTAAATATTTATGGTAAAACTAAATTAGTGGGTGAACAAGCTATCCAGCAACTAGTGGATAATTATCTAATATTTCGAACATCTTGGGTTTATGCAACGCATGGTAATAACTTTATTAAAACTATGTTACGTTTAGCCAAAGAGCGAGAAGAGTTAGCTATAATTAATGATCAAGTAGGAGCACCTACTGGAGCTGAGTTAATAGCAGATATCACAGCACATGCAATTAAACAACTTAAGCCTGAATTGTCAGGTATTTATCATTTAACAGCTAGTGGTGAAGCTTCTTGGTATGATTTTGCTAATGTTATTTTTGATGAGGCAAAGCTTTATATTGCGGATCAACTAAAAGTTAAAAATGTTAATCCAATTACAACGGATGCTTACCCAACACCAGCCCAACGTCCATTAAACTCAAGATTAGCGACTACTAAACTAAAAACAGCATTTAACGTGACTTTGCCAGATTGGCAATTAGGTGTTAAACGTGTGATTGCTGAATTGTTAACTGAATAG
- a CDS encoding glycosyltransferase family 4 protein, producing MKVAIIGTTAHSILGFRIDLIKSLIAKGHEVYAFAQDYQQSSKQAVEALGAIAVQYRFNRTGLNPFVDLVNTYKLVKQLKFYSIEQTFCYFTKPVIFGTLAAVLAGVKRRYAMLEGLGFTFTPQAEGIPFKTKLLKRVQVFLYQCTLPYLNRLILLNDDDRKDLIEHYNIKVNTAILGAIGLNLSDYPYTPVKDTTVSFLFIGRLLKEKGVFQFVEAAKIVKQKYPQAEFVILGPIDTENPGGLTALELQKLIDEHTIIWPGFVSNVADWIKKSSVFVLPSFYREGFPRSTQEAMAIGRAVITTNVPGCRETVQEGVNGFLVAPYSAELLADKMCYFIEHPEKIIEMGNNSYQIAQQNFDAAKVNKRLIELLEL from the coding sequence ATGAAAGTAGCAATTATAGGTACGACAGCCCATTCAATTTTAGGGTTTCGTATTGATCTTATTAAATCACTTATTGCTAAAGGTCATGAGGTTTATGCTTTTGCTCAAGATTATCAACAATCATCTAAGCAAGCAGTAGAAGCGTTAGGTGCAATAGCAGTTCAATATCGTTTTAATCGAACAGGTTTAAACCCTTTTGTTGATTTAGTTAATACCTATAAACTAGTTAAACAATTAAAGTTTTACAGTATAGAACAAACTTTTTGTTATTTTACTAAACCAGTTATTTTTGGCACATTGGCAGCAGTTTTAGCTGGTGTAAAACGTCGTTATGCAATGTTAGAGGGATTAGGTTTTACTTTTACGCCTCAAGCAGAAGGAATCCCCTTTAAAACAAAACTATTAAAGCGAGTACAAGTTTTTCTTTATCAATGTACTTTGCCTTATTTAAATCGCCTTATTTTATTAAATGATGATGACAGAAAAGATTTAATAGAACATTACAATATTAAAGTAAACACTGCTATTTTAGGTGCGATAGGGCTTAATTTATCGGATTATCCTTATACTCCAGTTAAAGATACCACCGTTTCTTTTTTATTTATTGGGAGATTATTAAAAGAAAAGGGAGTTTTTCAGTTTGTTGAAGCTGCTAAAATAGTAAAACAAAAATATCCTCAGGCAGAGTTTGTCATACTAGGTCCAATTGATACAGAAAATCCAGGTGGGTTAACAGCGTTAGAATTACAAAAATTAATAGATGAACATACTATTATTTGGCCTGGTTTTGTTAGTAATGTTGCTGACTGGATTAAAAAAAGCAGTGTTTTTGTATTGCCTTCTTTTTATAGAGAGGGGTTCCCTCGTAGTACCCAAGAAGCAATGGCTATTGGTAGGGCAGTTATTACCACTAATGTTCCTGGTTGTAGGGAGACAGTACAAGAGGGGGTTAATGGTTTTTTAGTCGCTCCATATTCAGCAGAACTATTGGCTGATAAAATGTGTTATTTCATTGAGCATCCTGAGAAGATTATTGAAATGGGTAATAATAGCTATCAAATTGCTCAACAAAATTTTGATGCAGCTAAAGTGAATAAGCGTTTAATAGAGTTATTGGAGCTCTAA
- the rfbC gene encoding dTDP-4-dehydrorhamnose 3,5-epimerase — translation MKLIQTKIADVVIIEPQVFGDDRGWFMESYNEQKFFTALKALNLPTPRPFVQDNHSCSQKGVLRGLHFQRAPYAQGKLVRVIQGSAWDVAIDIRAGSPTIGQWTAVELSAENKKMLWIPEGFAHGFLALEDNTHFLYKTTDYYHKDSESAICWSDPILAIDWPQLDIDILVSEKDAKAPSFKEYLAKEQLLE, via the coding sequence ATGAAACTAATCCAAACAAAGATTGCTGATGTGGTTATTATTGAACCACAGGTTTTTGGCGATGATCGTGGTTGGTTTATGGAAAGCTATAATGAGCAGAAGTTTTTTACTGCTTTAAAAGCGTTAAATTTGCCTACGCCTAGACCTTTTGTTCAAGATAATCATTCGTGCTCACAAAAGGGTGTATTAAGAGGTTTACATTTTCAACGTGCTCCTTATGCACAAGGTAAGTTAGTAAGGGTGATACAAGGTTCTGCATGGGATGTGGCGATTGATATTCGAGCGGGTTCACCGACCATAGGGCAATGGACAGCAGTAGAATTATCTGCTGAAAATAAAAAGATGTTATGGATTCCCGAAGGATTTGCCCATGGGTTTTTAGCACTGGAAGATAATACTCATTTTTTATATAAAACAACTGATTATTATCATAAAGATTCAGAAAGTGCGATTTGTTGGAGTGATCCTATATTAGCTATTGACTGGCCGCAGTTAGATATTGATATATTGGTTTCTGAAAAAGATGCAAAAGCGCCTAGTTTTAAAGAGTATTTGGCTAAGGAACAACTACTTGAATGA
- the rfbB gene encoding dTDP-glucose 4,6-dehydratase, producing the protein MKILVTGGAGFIGSALVRFLINETDNTVINVDKLTYAGNLESLKTIADSDRYFFEQVDICDKAALEKVFATHQPDLVIHLAAESHVDRSITGPAAFIETNIVGTYTLLETTRHYWNTLTEIAKQAFRFHHVSTDEVYGDLEGTTDLFTETTPYEPSSPYSASKASSDHLVRAWGRTYGLPILVTNCSNNYGPYHFPEKLIPLMILNALEGKPLPVYGEGNQIRDWLYVEDHARALYTVLTQGKVGETYNIGGHNEKRNIDVVKALCNLLEELAPSHPQGVKQYTDLITYVKDRPGHDVRYAIDASKIANELGWKPQETFETGLRKTVAWYLANTEWVEHVKSGSYRQWIAKQYG; encoded by the coding sequence ATGAAAATACTAGTCACAGGTGGTGCTGGCTTTATTGGTTCGGCTTTAGTGCGTTTTTTAATTAATGAAACTGATAATACAGTTATTAATGTTGATAAGTTGACTTATGCAGGCAATTTAGAGTCATTAAAAACCATTGCTGATTCTGATCGTTACTTTTTTGAGCAGGTTGATATTTGTGATAAAGCAGCATTAGAAAAAGTATTTGCAACACATCAACCCGATTTAGTTATTCATTTAGCCGCAGAATCACATGTGGATCGTTCAATTACAGGTCCAGCCGCTTTTATTGAAACCAATATTGTAGGTACTTATACCTTATTAGAAACTACACGTCATTATTGGAATACTTTAACAGAAATAGCTAAACAGGCATTTCGCTTTCATCATGTTTCTACCGATGAGGTTTATGGCGATTTAGAAGGTACTACTGATCTATTTACAGAAACCACACCTTATGAACCTAGCTCGCCTTATTCAGCGAGTAAAGCCAGTTCTGACCATCTAGTAAGGGCGTGGGGACGTACTTATGGTTTACCTATTTTAGTTACTAACTGTTCAAACAATTACGGCCCCTATCATTTTCCTGAAAAATTAATCCCCTTAATGATTCTAAATGCCTTAGAGGGTAAACCTTTACCCGTCTATGGTGAGGGCAATCAAATTCGTGATTGGCTCTATGTGGAAGATCATGCAAGGGCACTCTATACTGTTTTAACCCAAGGTAAAGTAGGGGAAACCTATAATATTGGCGGTCATAATGAGAAACGTAATATTGATGTGGTAAAAGCTCTATGCAATTTATTGGAAGAGTTAGCACCTAGTCATCCACAAGGTGTAAAGCAATATACTGATCTGATTACCTATGTTAAAGATCGTCCTGGTCATGATGTGCGCTATGCCATAGATGCCAGTAAAATAGCTAATGAACTCGGTTGGAAACCACAGGAAACCTTTGAGACGGGGTTAAGGAAAACAGTTGCATGGTATTTGGCTAATACTGAATGGGTTGAGCATGTAAAAAGTGGTTCTTATCGCCAATGGATAGCTAAGCAATATGGCTAA
- a CDS encoding MraY family glycosyltransferase, with the protein MSLSLLILVIIATLASGLLTYLIKNYALAKSLMDIPNERSSHTIPTPRGGGVAFVIVFLFLLPFLYWWQLIPEFALWGLWGAGIIVAIIGFLDDHGHIAARWRLLAHFIAAIWLLYWFSGFPNLTVLGINLPPVITSILAVFYLVWLLNLYNFMDGIDGIASVEAICVCLSGALLYYVAGYSLISYTALILAGVVAGFLYWNFPPAKIFMGDAGSGFLGIILGGLSIQAAWISSQLFWAWLILLGVFIVDATWTLVHRLLRKEKVYEAHRSHTYQFAARYFGKHTPVTLAVLLINIVWLLPIALLVASNDFNGLFALLIAYLPLCCLAYIFRAGSAEQ; encoded by the coding sequence ATGTCTTTGTCATTACTAATATTAGTTATTATTGCTACGTTAGCCAGTGGTCTATTAACTTATTTAATAAAAAATTATGCGTTAGCAAAAAGCTTAATGGATATTCCAAATGAACGTAGTTCTCATACCATTCCTACACCTAGAGGTGGTGGTGTAGCGTTTGTTATTGTTTTTCTGTTTTTATTACCCTTTTTATATTGGTGGCAATTAATTCCTGAGTTTGCTCTATGGGGACTATGGGGGGCAGGCATTATTGTGGCAATCATAGGTTTTTTAGATGATCATGGCCATATCGCTGCACGTTGGCGTTTATTAGCTCATTTTATAGCAGCTATTTGGTTACTGTATTGGTTTTCAGGATTTCCCAATCTAACTGTGTTAGGTATTAATTTACCGCCTGTTATAACTTCTATATTAGCTGTATTTTATTTGGTGTGGCTGCTTAATCTTTATAACTTTATGGATGGTATTGATGGTATTGCTAGTGTTGAGGCTATTTGTGTTTGTCTGAGTGGAGCATTACTTTATTATGTGGCAGGTTATTCATTAATAAGTTATACAGCACTTATTTTAGCAGGTGTTGTAGCTGGTTTTTTATACTGGAATTTTCCACCTGCTAAAATTTTTATGGGAGATGCTGGTAGTGGTTTCTTAGGCATTATTTTAGGCGGTTTATCTATCCAAGCTGCTTGGATTTCATCTCAACTATTTTGGGCTTGGCTTATTTTGTTGGGAGTATTTATTGTGGATGCTACTTGGACACTAGTTCATCGTTTATTACGTAAAGAGAAAGTATATGAGGCCCATCGTAGCCACACTTACCAATTTGCAGCAAGGTATTTTGGAAAACATACCCCTGTTACACTAGCTGTGTTACTGATTAATATTGTATGGTTACTACCCATTGCGCTATTGGTTGCTAGTAATGATTTTAATGGACTATTTGCATTGTTAATTGCTTATTTACCTCTATGTTGTTTAGCTTATATATTTAGGGCAGGTTCAGCAGAGCAGTAA